The following nucleotide sequence is from Acidobacteriota bacterium.
GCCCCAGGAGCCGGCGCGCGATGACCAGTCGCTGGATCTCCGAGGTCCCCTCCCCGATCGTGAGCAGCTTCGCGTCGCGGTAGTACTTTTCGACCGGGTAGTCCTTGACGAACCCGTAGCCGCCGAACACCTGGACCGCCTCGTTCGCCACCCACACGGCCGTCTCGCTCGCGAACAGCTTCGCCATCGCCGAAGCGGTCGTGACGGGCCGCCCCTCGTCGGCCAGCTGCGCCGCCCGGTACGTCAGCAGGCGGGCGGCCTCGATCCGCGTGGCCATGTCGGCGATCTTGAACTGGATCGCCTGGAACGCGCCGATCGGGCGCCCGAACTGCTCCCGCTCCCCGGCGTACCGGAGGGCGTGTTCGTAGGCTCCCCGTGCCGTCCCCACCGCGAGAGCGGCGATCGAGATCCGGCCGCCGTCCAAGACCTTCATCGCCTGCCGGAATCCTTCGCCTTCAGCCCCGACCAACGCGTCCGCCGGCACCCGGCAGTCCTGAAGGACGACCTCGGAGGTGTCCGAGGCGCGCATGCCGAGCTTGTCCTCGTGCTTGCCCACGCTGAGGCCCGGAGTCCCCTTTTCGACGATGAACGACGAAATGCCGTGGTGGCCCTTCGAGGGGTCGGTCGCCGCGAACACGACGATGACCTGGCCCACGGACGCGTGCGTCGTGAACGTCTTGCTGCCGTTCAGGATCCAGCCGTCGCCGTCCCTGACCGCGGTCGTGCGCGTCCCGCCGGCGTCCGAGCCTGCGGTGGGCTCGGTCAGTCCCCAGGCCCCGATCCACTCGCCCGTGGCCAGCTTCGGGAGATAGCGGCGCTTTTGGGCCTCGCTGCCGAAGAGGAGGATGTGCCCGGTGCAAAGGCTGTTGTGAGCCGCCACGCTCAGGCCGATCGCGGGGCAGACGCGCCCGATCTCCTCGACCACGCCCACGTAGTCCACGTAGGTGAGACCGGCGCCTCCGTACTCTTCCGGCACCAGCACCCCGAGGAAGCCGAGCTCCCCCGCACGCCGCATCGTCTCGGCGGGGAAATACGCCTTCTCGTCCCACTCCCGGACGTGGGGCGCGATCTCCTTCTCCGCGAACTCCGCCGCGGCGCGGCGGACCATGCGTTGCTCTTCGGTCAGGGGAAGGTTCACGGCGATCGCCTCCGTCGCGCGGCATCCCGCCCGCCGGCGGGCCGCCGCCCGCGGGGATGATACCGCCCGCCCGGCGCGGCGGCCCGCGCGCCCGGGCGGTCTCAAAGGAGGTCGGCGAGCAGCTCGTCCGCGATGAGCCGCCCTCGCTCGCTGAGCTTCAGACGCCCGTTCTCGCGGACGAGCAGGCCGTCCGCCACACCGCGCTGGAGGACGGGGCGGCGCGCCTCCACGGGCCCCTCGCCGTGCACCGCGGCCACATCGGCGAGGTCGATGCCCTCCTCCCGGCGCAGGCCGAGGACGATCGCCTCCCCGGCACGGCGGTCCGGGTCGTACGGCTCGGCCGCCGGGCTCCTCCCGCTGCGGACCATCCGCTCGTACTCCCGGAACCGCCTCGGGTTCGTCCAGCGCCGCCCTCCGACGTAGCTGGCCGCCCCCAGACCGAGGCCGAGGTAGGGGCGGTCGCTCCAGTACTTCCGGTTGTGCCGCGAGGCGTGCCCGGGGCGCGCCCAGTTCGAAATCTCGTACCGTTCGTAGCCGGCCTCTCTCAGGATCCGAGCGGCGGCGCCGTACATCTCCGCCGCGGCATCGGGGTCGGGGCGGGGCCGTTCGCCCCGCTCGATCGCCCGGACGAGCGGCGTCCGCCCGTCGAGCTCGAGGGCGTAGCAGGAAACGTGATGCGCGCCGAGACCGACGACGCACGCCAGCTCGTCCTCCCACCGGCGGACCTCCTGCCCCGGCCAGCCGAAGATCAGGTCGGCGCCCACCGAGGGGATCCCGGCCTCGAGAGCGAGGCGAAGGGCTCGGACCGCCGCCGCCGCTTCCCCGGGCCGGCCGAGGGCCGCGAGCCCCTCCGGTGACGTGCTCTGAACGCCGACCGGCAGCCGGGTGATTCCCGCCGAAACCCACGCGTCCAGCCGCTGACGGGTCACGTCCTCCGGGTTCGCTTCGAGCCCCACCTCGGCGAGAGGAGCAAGATCGAAGGCGCGCTCGAGGGCCATACGGAGACGTTCGAGTTCCGGCGGATCGAGCAGCGAGGGGCTCCCTCCTCCGAAGTGGAGCGTGTCGGCCGGCGGATGGCCCAACGACTCGCCGGCACGCTCGATTTCGCGGACGAGGAGGTCGAGGTACTCCGGCACGAGGTCGGCGCGCCCGGCGATGACGGCGAAGTCGCAGTAGGCGCACCGTGCCCGGCAGAACGGCAGGTGGACGTACAGCCCCAAGGTCTCGGCCATCGCTCCGAGACTACAGGATGCCCCCGGACGATCCCGGCCGCGCGGGCGGTCGCTCGGGCCTCGGCCGCGACGCGCGGCGGGCGAGTTCGAAACGTGCCGCCGCACGTTGGAGGGACGGCCCTTACGTGGGGCGCCTGCCCGGCTCCGATCCCGGATCGCCGGGCCCCGGCAAGCTCCGGACGGGCCCGGCTCGGCTCCACGCCATCGAGGCGGATGTCGGTCAGAATGGGGCCCGTGAGCGGCAGCGACCGTTTTCGGCTCCGCGGCGGGTCTCCCCCGAAGCGCCGCTACGGCCAACACTTCCTCTCCAGCCCGGCCCACGCCCGCTCCATCGTCGAGCGGTTCGCCCCGAGCCGGGAGGACCGGGTGGTGGAGATCGGCCCCGGGCGGGGGGCGCTGACGATCCCCTTGGCCGGGCGCTGCGCTCGCCTCGTGGCGCTCGAGATCGATCCCAGACTCGCCGCGCCGCTGGCGGAGAGGCTTTCGGGGAAGCCGGGCGTCGAGGTGCGGCTGGCCGACGCGCTCGCCGTCGACTGGCACGAGCTCGCCCGTGAACTCGGCGGACCGTTGCGCGTGATCGGAAACTTGCCGTACAACGCCGCCACCCCGATCGTTCGCCGTCTGCTCGCGTGCGACGCGGTGAGGGAGGCCTTCGTGATGTTGCAGCTCGAGGTCGCGCAGCGGTTCCTCTCCC
It contains:
- a CDS encoding acyl-CoA dehydrogenase, which produces MNLPLTEEQRMVRRAAAEFAEKEIAPHVREWDEKAYFPAETMRRAGELGFLGVLVPEEYGGAGLTYVDYVGVVEEIGRVCPAIGLSVAAHNSLCTGHILLFGSEAQKRRYLPKLATGEWIGAWGLTEPTAGSDAGGTRTTAVRDGDGWILNGSKTFTTHASVGQVIVVFAATDPSKGHHGISSFIVEKGTPGLSVGKHEDKLGMRASDTSEVVLQDCRVPADALVGAEGEGFRQAMKVLDGGRISIAALAVGTARGAYEHALRYAGEREQFGRPIGAFQAIQFKIADMATRIEAARLLTYRAAQLADEGRPVTTASAMAKLFASETAVWVANEAVQVFGGYGFVKDYPVEKYYRDAKLLTIGEGTSEIQRLVIARRLLGRLDVPAARK
- the hemW gene encoding radical SAM family heme chaperone HemW, with translation MAETLGLYVHLPFCRARCAYCDFAVIAGRADLVPEYLDLLVREIERAGESLGHPPADTLHFGGGSPSLLDPPELERLRMALERAFDLAPLAEVGLEANPEDVTRQRLDAWVSAGITRLPVGVQSTSPEGLAALGRPGEAAAAVRALRLALEAGIPSVGADLIFGWPGQEVRRWEDELACVVGLGAHHVSCYALELDGRTPLVRAIERGERPRPDPDAAAEMYGAAARILREAGYERYEISNWARPGHASRHNRKYWSDRPYLGLGLGAASYVGGRRWTNPRRFREYERMVRSGRSPAAEPYDPDRRAGEAIVLGLRREEGIDLADVAAVHGEGPVEARRPVLQRGVADGLLVRENGRLKLSERGRLIADELLADLL
- the rsmA gene encoding ribosomal RNA small subunit methyltransferase A, with amino-acid sequence MSVRMGPVSGSDRFRLRGGSPPKRRYGQHFLSSPAHARSIVERFAPSREDRVVEIGPGRGALTIPLAGRCARLVALEIDPRLAAPLAERLSGKPGVEVRLADALAVDWHELARELGGPLRVIGNLPYNAATPIVRRLLACDAVREAFVMLQLEVAQRFLSPPGRRSYGPLAIVAALRSERRRVAVVPPGAFHPRPRVRSAIVRFSAKDDPPLPAHEIPRLERWLHAGFSARRKTLLANLRKHRDTVARFLEERGLRADARAEALAPIDWLDLARRLEAEGASP